TTAACCGGGGATctctggggggggacacacccGGTTCCCCCTCCCCGGTACgtccctgcccccccccccgcggggACGGGCACAACCCCGGGGGGACAACAAGGGgacgccccccccgccccggtttATCCACGTCCCGGGGTCGAACCCGCGGccccggggatggggacactggggcgcggccccgccggtgCCACCGGGGGGGTCACGGTCCCCGGCGCGGGGACGGACCCGGATCCGGACGCGGCTTCGCCCCGGGGGGGGAAGCGGAACCACCGGGGCCGGTTTCACAACCGGTTCCCGTTAAggcgggaggggccggggcaggTAACGGGCCCGGGGGACgcgggggggacaccggggggacaccggggccTGGCCCGGGCGCCAGCGGGTGGGGCCGGACCCCCCCGGGGGATGATTTGAGGCGCGATCGTgctggaaaagggagaaaatccGAGAATTTGGAGattatagaggaaaaaaagaaagcggCCGGGGCCCCGCGGTGCGTCCCGGTaccgggggccgggggggccgggtcCCGTTCGGCCGCGCTCGGGCCtcgggcgggcggcggccggAGCACCGGGGGGGCCCGCGCCCGCGGGGCCCGCGCGGCCATAACGGGGCGGCCCGTGCGTGCGCGGGGGGAGAACCGGGAACCGGCCCCGCGGCCTGAGCCGCCGccccggagcggggccgggcccggggggaCCCGAACGGACCCGGGGGGACCCGAGCGGAGCCGAACGGGCCCGAGCggagccgagcggagccgaacgggcccggcggccgcccccccgcccccccactCACGCGCCGCCGGAGCCGCCTCGCGCCGCCGCTCGCGCCCCCGCCCGGTCCGCGCGCGCCCCGCGCCAGGCAGCGGCGGGAGTGACGTCACCGCAACAACGGGGGcccgcgggggggcggggcggggccgccagGCCGGAGCGATCCATCGCCGAGACGGCGAGCGGGGCGGCGCGCCAGGCGGGAGCAATCCACCGCCGACACGGCGAGCGGCGGGGACGGACGGAGCCCACCGCCCCCTGCGTGGCCCGCCCTGCGTGGccccccgtgtgtcccccccagaccccactCGCCCCCCACGCTGGCGGCGGTCCCGCTGCGCAGCGCCTCCTGCCGGCCGCGCCGCTGCACCCACCGAGACTCCTCTGCCCCGCGTGTCCGTGGGGTGCGGAGGGGCCTGTCGCCCAAACCCCCCCTCTACCCGCGTGTCCGTGGGATCTGCACCGTTCcgtccccccaaactcccccgAACCCGCGTGTCCGTGGGGTCCGGAGGGTCCCAacaccccaacccccccccaaacccccgaaCCCGCGTGTCCGTGGGGCGCAGGGCCCCCCCGGGTGTCGCACGGCCGGACCCACGCGCGTGGGGACAAGTCCTTTATTTGCCAAGGGCTAAGGCCACATTTTGGACACGGGGGGGTGTCCCTGCTCGAGACGTGTGTCCCCCCACACCTCGGAGCAGGGACCGAGGGCTGCGACCCCCCCGGTGGGTCACGCCCCCCGTGTTAAGGCCACTGGAAAGGTTCGGGTGGTCccggcggggggggcagcgaCAGCCCCTCGTGCGTGTGTGCCCCCGCGCCTCCCTGGGGGTCACACGGCGGGGCCCCCCCGCGGGTGCTATAGGAGGGCACAGTCCAAGTCCGGCTTCTGCCGCTGCCTCCGCGGTGGCGAGCGGGCCTGGGGGGGCCAGAattggggctgggggcagagacGCCCCCGGGGGGGACGCCCGCACCCCCCCgggagcagcggggctgggcaggggggtGGGAAGCACCCAGACCCCCCCGGATACCTGCGCTgggacctgctgctgaggatGAGGGTGCTGCGGCTGGTGATGCTGATactcctcctgctgcagccgcCGCGCCAGCTCCAGGTCACCCAGCTCCGGGGGGgcctgtccccccccccgctgcAGGCACAGCGCCATCATGTAATCCTGCAGGGGGGGACACACGAAAACGGGGTGGGGGGCTCGGCACATCAGCACCGAACCTGCGgcgtccccggtgtccccagctgcccccgcctgccccccacCTGGGCCACTTGTCTCTGCTGCAGCCGGTGGTCCGGGGGGCCGGCGCCGCGGCTGAGACGGAAATCGGTGTCGCAGAAGCAGCTGTCGCCGTCCACGCTGTGGAGGGTCTCCCAGACCACCCCCTCCTCCCGCAGGAAGCCCTGGTCCGTCACCAGCAGGTAGAGGTGGCCCtggtggggggacacaggggacagtCGGCCCTTGCCAGCGTTGGGGGGGTCTGCCGGGGGCGGGGGCCGCACCTCGTGCTTGGTCATGGTGCTGAAGTGGTTGTTGCGGAAGAAGACGCCGAGCTCGCCCTCCCGCACGGCGGCCGTCAGCTCGCACAGCCCGTGGTAGCTCAGCTGCGAGGCCGTGGCCTCCAGGAACTGCTCGGCCACCAGCCCTGGGGCGGCACagaggggtgggagggggcaCGAGGTGTCAACCCCCCCGGGGCGCGGGTGGCGGAGCGCCGGGGGCCGTTACCTTCGCTCACCAGGCTGGAGTCGCTGGCCTGCTTGCAGGTGATGATCTTCTCCACCAGCTGGTTGTAGCTCAGCTTGCCCACGGCCTGCACAACCTCCGGGCTCTGCGCGAGGGGACACGGCTGTCACCGCAGGGCTGTCACCACGGCGCCGTGGGGACCGGCCCTCCCAGGGCACGGGGACAATGGTCTGGTTCAGTTGGAACCTTCTGCAACCACCACAGGGACCTCCAAGAGGCCAAGCTGGCGGCTCCCGCCATGGGGAAGGACCCACCGCAcaagggtttgggttgggaaGGACCTCCAAAAGTCATTGAGACCCCCCCTTTGCCACGGGGTGAGGCACTGAGGTTCCTCAAAGGcatcacagaagggtttgggttggaagggaccttcaaaggtcatcaaAGGTCCAACCtcctgccacgggcagggacatcttGCACGAGACCAGGTTCCTCAAAGCCCGCTCCAACTTGACCTTGACCCTTTCCAGAGACGAGGCCTCCGCAGCCTCTCCGGGCAGCCCGCTCCGCCGCCCCACCAGCCCTCGGGCCGTCCCCTCGCGTCCTTGTCCCCACAGGAGCCACCCTGAGGTGACAGGACGGCCACGGGGCCGCTCACCTGGGGGTCCACCAGCCAGCCGTGGTACAGCGGCACGTTGAGCAGGTCGAACACGATGCACTCGGGCGTGTACTCGAAGTCCGAGACCCCCGTGAACCTCACGTTGACGTCCAGCCCCGTCGAGAGCTTGGGGAGCACCGTCATGGTGTCGTTGATGTTCTGGGGGGGGAAGCACAAAGCAGGGGTTTGCGCCCCAAATCTCgcagccccagtgctccccGGGGCATGGGAGGTGATCTTTGGGGGTCTCGCTCCTCACCTGCTGGAAGTTGAGCTGCAGCCCCTCGGACGGCTCGCGGGGGGGTTGGGTGGACAAGATGCAATCCCCTGCAAGGCAGCGCCGTCAGCCCCCCCCGTGAGCCGGTGACCCCCccgggacagggacacccccgGGACCTCACCCAAATGTGCCATCAGCTCCTCGGCCGTGATCACCTCCTTCTGCGGCGGCAGCTTCACCTGGAAGTGCACAGAGGTTGGGGACAGTTCCCCGGCCCCCTCCCCTTGTGATCTGGGGAGGGGGGCTGAGGCCGAAGcctcccaaaaaacccccaaccccTCCCAAACCCCACTTGCCTTCCACTGCAGCAGGAGGACGTTCATGACAGCCAGGAGCGGGCAGGGCCCGTTGGCGTTCTGCGTGACGATGGGCGTCCGTTCTCCCTTCCAATTAATCCATTTCACGCAATAAAAATCCGCCTCCGCGTCCCGAACGGGGGtccgggctgggggggggtcagCCGGTAACGTCACCCCCCCCGCGGCAGCTTGGGGACCCGCCGGGGACACCCCGTCCTCTGCGGTTTGTGGCTCCGGAGCGTCGTCCTGCGGATGCTCGTGGCGGGGGGGGCGTGGGGCgcagcccccctgccccacggcgggggggggaggCACCTCTGACCCCCCCACAGCCTCCTCCGCGGGCTGGGGGGTCCCTTTGTCCCCCgatgtccctctgtcctgctcgGGTGGCGGCTCCATGGGACCCTCAGCGCGGTGTCCGGCCTCAGGATCGGGCCCCTGGGGATGCGCTGGGTCCATGTGGGAGCAGCCGCATCCCAAACCGCCCCCCGAGGCGCTGAAAACGGGGCGTTTCGGGAGAAAAATACGGATtaggccaggaaaaaaaatacacggATTAGTCCGGGAACAGCCGCATCCCAAACCTCTCTCCCCGAGGTGGGAAAACTTGGggatttcaagaaaaaaataaatacatattagTGAAATGTTCCCGCAGAGAGatttgggaaataaaatagTCAAGTGAATCGGAAACTTTGGCTTTGAAATACTAAGGAGATTTGGAAAATTTGGCTTTGAAATATTCAGGAGACTTGGAAGCTTTGGCTTTGGAATAGTCAGGAGATTTTGAAAATCTGGCTTTGAAATACGCAAGAGAACTGGAAATTTTGGAATTTTGGCTTTGAAATAGTCAGGAGATTTGGAAAATTTGGCTTTTTGGCTATTATTATGTATAATAAACAAGTAGCACAGAGATAAACAGAGAAATAAGTATATAAATACTCTTGAGGTATAACTGTATTGATCAATAAAtagtaaataaacaaatattccTGAGAGGTAAGTAGCTCTACAGGTCTATAAATAAATCGTATTGTTAACTAGAGAAACAACAAGCAGATGTTCTCGATAGGTAAGCAGATATTGCCAATgactaaataaatatatatatataaataaaataaatacgaACACTTTAAGATAGATACAAATCACGTAAGTCTATTGTTGCTGAAGCAGAACACGCGGCAGCCGGTAGAACCGGCCGGGGCggcgccggggcggggggggggggggggggggggggcgctgccgtgcctcagtttccccacccgGGAATGGGGGTCACGCGTGCCCCGAACCGccgccggcccccccgcccccccgcccccctaCCTGGGGccgcgctgctgccgccgctccctcctcctcctcctcccttctgttttcctgagttttatcttttcctccttttccttcttttttttcttcctttctgcttcctttttttccttctttattcctccccttctccttcttttttctccttttccttcttttttctccttttccttctttttttctccttttcctccttttccctctttattctttttcctttattcctcctttttactcttctttcctcattttccttctttattcctttttccttctttattccTCCTTTCTACTCCTTGTTgcctccttctttcctccttttcccttctttaatcctccttttcccttctttaatcctccttttcccttctttaatccttttcccttctttaatcctttttcctcctttattcctccttttccccttctttttcgTCCTTTAGCTCGGCCTTTTACCTTTTCCCGTCCTCTTTTCCCTCGTTTGTCTCTTTTCCGCCGCTGTTTTTCCCGTTTTTCCCCGTTTTCCGTGCCGCTCCGCGGCctgcgctgccgcccgcccgccgctgtgccgggggaggaggaggagccggggggggcggcTGCTCCCCGGTCACTGGTCACCGGGAGCTGGTTACCGTAACTAGTTACCGGTCGGGATGGGGCGACGCCACCTTGGGGGGGCAGAAAGTCGGGGGAGGGCACGGCCCACCTGGGGGTGttgggaggatttgggggggctgggggtgtcgGGAGGGGTTGGGGATGTCGGGGGCCTTGGGGGTGTCGGAGGGTTTCGGGGGTGTCGGGGGTTTGAGGGTgtcgggggggtttggggtgtcacCCCCCGCCACCACTcactgcccccccagccccgccggcgCGAAACGCCGGGaaaggggcggggccagcgGCGGAGCGCCACGCCCCCTCACGGCCACGCCCCTACACGACCACGCCCCCTTCGCGGTCACGCCCCTCGCAGCCACGCCCCGTTCCCAGCAGCGCACGCGCGAGGCCACGCCCCGCGGTGTGACAGGGGGCGGGGCCGTGCTGGGCGGTACCGGGTTGTtagaccggaccggaccgggtTGTTAGACTGGGCCGGACCGGACCGGgctgggcggggccgggcgggtcGGGGCCCGGATCGGCGCCGTTATGCAGCGGTTCGTGGAGGGGAGCCGGGCGGCGCTGCAGGTAGCGGGAGCGGGGATTGGGGTGCAGGAAAAGCGGGGATTGGGGTGCAGGAAAAGCGGGGCacgggggtgcagggggagctGGGCGCCCAGGGaattggggggcagggggagaggggTGCAGGGGAAccggggtgcagggggagctgggcacccaggggactgggctgcaggagggatTGGGGTGCAGGGAAAAGCGGGGTCCAGggggatgggggtgcagggggactGGGTGCCCAGCAaagtggggtgcagggggactGGGTGCCCAGCGaattggggtgcagggggaacGCGGTGCCAGGACACCCCAAAGCCATTTCCACGGGGGGGgatccccagcacccccgtCCCACCCCGCAGCCCCTGGGCGCGGGTCCCCGTCCTGCCGCGGGGTCGGTGCCGCAGGCGGCTCTGCGTTATTTACAACATGGAATAAACGAGTGAATCTGGGTTACAGCATGAAATAATTGTCACCAAACAAGTGACACACTCCCTCGAGTGTGACGGGATGGGGACGTGGGATTTGTGGGGGGAAACAggtgatattttttccttgctgctgcaggcaagaaaaaaaggggtgaaatgtggtgttttggggggcagCCAGCCCTAAACGCATCTCTGGAAAAACCACTTCGATCTGGGGTTAAAACACTGCCGGTGTCCCCCAGGTCGggagggtccctgtccccacctggCCGAGCTGCGTTGTCCCtttctccccagggccccaTTTTTGTGCACGTGCCCCAAAACATGACATTTTTGTGCCAGAAATGGCTCCTGGCCAGGTCTTGTCCTGGGGGACTGGTGGTCCAGGGTTGGAAGATAGGTGGCGTATGTGGGTGACGTCTGTGAGTGGCTCTGGGGTCCCCTGGAGGGGAAGGGACAggcttgggggtttttgggggacGGGGACGTGCGAATGGCACCTGCCCCGGCAGGAGAACATCCGGCATCACCGTGAGGTCCACGTGGTGATGGGCAACGAGGCCTGTGACCTGGACTCCACCGTctcagccctggccctggcgTATTTCCTGGCGAAGGTGAGACAAACTGCCTTGGGGGACAAACGGTGGCTTTAGGGGGACGCCTCACCGGTGTCACCCCCGTCACAGACATCCCCGGCTCCCAAAGCCGCCTTCATCCCGGTGCTGAACATCCCCCGCGCCGACTTCGCGCTGCGGACGGAGACGACGTTCCTGCTGCGGGAACAGGGCGTCCCCGCCGCCTCCCTCGTCTTTCGGGACGAGATCGACCTGGGGGGGCTGCACCGCGCCGGGCTGCTCACCCTGACGCTGGTCGATCACCATGTCCTGCCCGGGTGAGCCGGGGAGGGGACGCGGGGACAACCGGGGCCACCCAGCTGGGTTTTTGGCCCAGGGTGGGTAAAAACTTTCCCTTTTCCGGGGTGTTTTTAGGGCAAGAGAGGAACAAAAAGGGGTTTCCAGGATGCGCTGGGGGTGACGTGTGGCGGCGGCACCCCGGGGTCTCACCCTCCCCGTCTCACCCGCCAGCGCCGACGCCGCCCTGGAAGAGGCCGTGGTGGAGGTGCTGGATCACCGGCCCTTGGAACGGGACCGAGCGCCCGGCTGCCGGGTGACAGCGGAGCCGGTGGGCTCCTGTGCCACCCTGGTGACCGAGCGCATCGCACAAGGTCCCCCGGGCGTGCTGGACGGACCCACGGCCGCGCTGCTGCACGGTGAGGACGGGCAGCCCTCGCCGAGCCCCAGCCGAGGGGGACGGTGACAACCGATGGTCCCCCCGTTGTCCCCTCCAGGCACCATCCTCCTGGACTGCGTCAACCTGAGCCCGGCGGCTGGCAAGGTGACACCCAGGGACGTGGCGTGCGTGTCGCTGCTCGAGGAGAGGTTCCCCGAGCTGCCGGCCCGCGACACCATCTTCCAAGCCCTGCAAGCGGCCAAGTTCGACGTCTCAGGTCTGGGAGGTCTCACTGGGAGCAAACTGGGACAAACCCCCCTCCTTGGGGACAAGGACGTGTCCCCAGAGGCTCACGCTTGGCCCCTCTCGCCTTGCAGGGCTGACGACGGAGCAGATGCTGCGGAAGGACCTCAAGGTCCTCTCCAGCGATGAGCTGCTCCTTGCCGTCAGCGCCATCTACGTGGACCTGGAGGTGAGGCTCGGcggagggaaactgaggcacgggggcgacatgctggggatgggggtgaCACCAGCGTCTCTCTCCCCTCCAGACCTTCCTGCGCCGGCCCGGCTTGCTGCCGGACCTGGAGGGGTTCTGCCAGGCTCGGGGCTACGCGGGGCTGGTGGCCATGACCATCTCTTTTAACGAACGAAACGAGCCCGCGCGGCAGCTCGTGGTCTACAGCCGGCGAGAGACCCTCCGCAGCGCCGTGAGTGGGAGGGACACCCCAAACGCTCACCGTGGGGGTCCTGGGTGGGGGTCCCTGCTGTGGTACTTGGATTTGCTCCAAGGTCCCCTGATTTCGGGGGTCTGGGGCAAATTCTCAGCTGCAGCACTTGGGCTTGCCCCGAAATCCCCTgattttgggggtgctgggaggggtctCAGCCGTGGTGCTTGGGTTTGCCCTGAAATCTCCCAATTTGGGAGGGCTGGAGGGAAGGTACCCAGGGGCGGTGCTTGGGTTTGCCCCGAAATCCCCTGATTTTGGGGGTCCTGGAGGGGTCCCAGCTGCGGCACTTGGGTTTGCCCTGAAATCCCCTGATTTTGGTGCTGGCATGAGGTCCCAGCTGCGGCGCTTGGGTTTGCCCTGAAATCTCCCAATTttgggggtgccgggggggtcccagccGCTGCGCTCCCCCCTTGCAGGTGTGCcgggtgctggaggaggagacgACACcgtccctgcagctccagcccctggcAAGCCCCTGGTCCTGCGTGGTCACCTACGTGCAGGGCAACGCGTTGGCGTCGCGCAAGAAGGTGCTGCCGGTCCTgcgggcagccctggggggaccGGGGGCCGCGGGAGGGCCGGAGGACGAGGTGGTCCCGCCACCCACCCCCATGAACAGCCTGGTGGAGGAATGTCccctggcacaggctgtgccacccctctgtccccaggatGTCCTGGAGAGGGTCAGCCGCATCGCCGCGGGGCAGCCCCCCGGCTCCCCAAAATGAGGTTTATGGGGTGCATAAAAGgatggggggggtccctgggcaTTGGGGGGCTGCAGCCGCCTTCGTTAGAGCTCAGATCCCTGATGGAGATGAGTCTTCGTTGCAATTAGCCCCCCTAACAGGCTCCCCAATGGCCCCGAGTGATTCGGTCCCCCaggtgggtttttgggggggccAGGGCAGCACTCACTTAATGACGGCGCTGGGGAGTTAACGAGTTCTTGCCGTTCTCCCTCCCttgggggggcagtggggggccCTGGGCGGGGGTCCAGACCCACAGCCAGCCCAGGACTGTCACCCGCGTGCTCTGAGGATTAAATTTCCCTCATTTCTTCCACTTTTGGCTCTCGGCTTTTCTTTCACGATGGGTCCGGTGCTGGCTGGTTCACCCCTGGGGTGCTTGGCGCAGCCCCCACCCTCCCCGTGGGCATCCATGGGGGGCACCCCCTCTTTTCCAGGGGCCAAAGTGCTCCCTGAGCACCCACAGGAGAATAAAGGACGTGGCTGGGGTGGGATCTCAGCTTCTACTGGCAAATTTGGCAGGAGCCGCTGGCGGACGCGCTCCTGGGGCCAGCACGAGGGTTTTATTTCAAGAGGGGGGTGGTGGGGTGTGTTTATTTCCCAGGGGagggaaaaaccaaaccaagcatCGGCACTCGCTTCCCAACACCGAGCGTGCCGCGGGGTGGCAAAGCCCGGCACCGAGCAGGAGCATCCCGGCGTGGAGCGTGGCAAAAGCCGCTGCCTCCCGGCCGCGATGCCCGGCACGTGCGATTTAATATTTAATCCCGGCGCTATTTAAATTATATACACCCGCACCCGAATTCGGGAGCCCACGTCCCTCCTCCGGTCGGGCCCCGTCCTGCCTCGGCTGGTGCCGGTGAAACCCCGGCGGCAGATCCCCACCGTGGTCCTGCCTCTGAGGCGGCGGAGGCCGCCGAGTTGGGTTTTTGAGCTTAAAAACCAATATATATcctaaaaaagaagaaaggtggTGGTTTACCGGGGGTGGAAACGCCGGCCGGAAGCACCGTGGGCTTGGTGGTGGTTTCGgcgctgagctgctgctggtgagaTGCTGAAGCATCAGGGTTTAATCCCGGTTTTGCATTGAAGCGTTGGGGTTTAGTCCCAGTTTTGCTCTTCTGCGCCTTTCCGGGAAGGCACCAaaccagccacagcagcaggactggcCTCACTGTGATGCCccggggaaactgaggcaccgCGGCCCAGCACTGAGAGGGGCCCACGGGAGATGCTGGCGTGGAAACCAGGAAAAACGGGCAGGATTTGGCACATCTCGGCTGTGCCCGGCAGCTCCGGGAGGGCGGCTGCGTCCTTGTGGCTGAAATCCTGGTCGTGTGCAAGGTGGGGGCTGTTGTCATCAACCCGATGTCCCCGGGACAGGGGGATTtgccggggggacacggccaAAAGCCACCGGGAGCCGGGCAAGGATGGCTCTGCAGAAATTGCCGCGGGGTTAAAGCACTCGAGGTCGGCTTCTCCTCCGGTTGGGGGATCAGGCAGTTCAAGTTTGGGCTGAAAAAGCCAGGAATCTGCAAAGTCCAAGAGAGGCCAGTTTAGCGACCTGCACAAGTGGTGGCTCGTTTGGGTGCGTCAATTAGCGGTGGTGCCGCGGCGGGGGTAGAGATGGTGCTCAGGGCCGTGTACTCACATGCTACAAGATGCGGGAGCTGCTCCACTGTCGCTCCCGGCCGCCCTTGGACCTCATCTCCTGGACGGCACCGCTCTGCGGGGAGGGTGTAAAGACGGGGTGTCACCGCTGTGGGACCCACCGCCCAGCTGGGccatcccaccacccagctgggccatcccaccacccagctGGGCCATCTCATCACCCAACTGGGCCATCTCGTCACCCAGCTGGGCCATCTCATCACCCAGCTGGGCCATCCCACCACCCAACTGGGCCATCTCATCACCCAACTGGGCCATCTCATCACCCAGCTGGGCCGTCCCACCACCCAACTGGGCCATCTCATCACCCAGCTGGGCCGTCCCACCACCCAGGCATAAGATCTGTTTCCCAAACATAAGGCTGCCCTGAGACCCGTCACCCAACTGTGAGACTCCACCACCCAACAGTGACACCCACCACCTGCCCATGAGACCCGGCACCCCCAGGCGCGCGGCCGCGTACCATGGGCAGGTCTTCTCCCGCAGCCATGTCGCCAGAGCCGATGTGCGTCAGGTGGACGAAGTTCATGGGCTCCCCAATCATGGAGCGGTCAATCcgtctcctcctcttcttctgcaAGCGGACCAAGGCCGTCAGCCCCCGCTGAACCCAtggccccgggacccccaaccCGCCCTGAACCGGCCAGGCCGATGCTACTCACGGGCTGTGGCTTCTCCACGACGCAGCAGCCCAGCTTGTGCCAGAAGTCGCTCATATTCGCGGTGGCGTCCAGCTTCCCTCCCTGCCGGGGGGGCTGCGCCGGTGCAGAGACCCCCGTGCGGGGTCACTCCATGGGGACGGGTGGGGGGACCTGGTCGGGGTGGCtgagctggtggggatggaCCTGGGGGGAGGCAGAGCGGGTTGGAATGGGGAGGGGAGAGATATCCACAGTCCTGACTCTCCAAATCAACCCCAAATCTACTTCCCGCCAGCTCAATGGAGACAGAGACACTCAGGGGAACCCCAGCGTCACACGGagacccccagggaccccagggcatCACACACCCACCCCGAAGAGTtgtccccgtccccccggcGCAGGACGCGGCTGAGGGATGCTGCGGCAGGATGGGGAGGGACAGAGGCGACCACGGCAAATCCCAACTCCCTGAGCCAGGCAGCTATAAATATCCCGGCCTTTCCGAAAAGAGGCCGGAGGTTGAGCTCTTCCGCTCCGGCTCGAAAAGCAGAcggaggggaaaaacaaaataaaccagggactctgccccaaaacccccacGGCCCTCGAGGGGTGTGCACGCAAAGCTGGGGAGGCAGAGGGTGTGGAAAGAGGAGTTCACCCCCAAACTGGTGCTTCCTCCCCATCAAGGACAGACAAATATTTCGCTGCAAAAGCACCCTGCGGCACGCACAAAACTCACCCGCCCGCGGAGGGTGAGCACAACCCGGTATCAGCCAGCGGAGAGTCCCCAGGCCGGGGCGGGCAGGTAGCGGCTGTGCCGGGGCACGGCCAAGCTTGGCCGGAGTTTGGCTGCTTGGCCGATGGGCGCCGGA
This is a stretch of genomic DNA from Caloenas nicobarica isolate bCalNic1 chromosome 31, bCalNic1.hap1, whole genome shotgun sequence. It encodes these proteins:
- the PRUNE1 gene encoding exopolyphosphatase PRUNE1, coding for MQRFVEGSRAALQENIRHHREVHVVMGNEACDLDSTVSALALAYFLAKTSPAPKAAFIPVLNIPRADFALRTETTFLLREQGVPAASLVFRDEIDLGGLHRAGLLTLTLVDHHVLPGADAALEEAVVEVLDHRPLERDRAPGCRVTAEPVGSCATLVTERIAQGPPGVLDGPTAALLHGTILLDCVNLSPAAGKVTPRDVACVSLLEERFPELPARDTIFQALQAAKFDVSGLTTEQMLRKDLKVLSSDELLLAVSAIYVDLETFLRRPGLLPDLEGFCQARGYAGLVAMTISFNERNEPARQLVVYSRRETLRSAVCRVLEEETTPSLQLQPLASPWSCVVTYVQGNALASRKKVLPVLRAALGGPGAAGGPEDEVVPPPTPMNSLVEECPLAQAVPPLCPQDVLERVSRIAAGQPPGSPK
- the CDC42SE1 gene encoding CDC42 small effector protein 1, with product MSDFWHKLGCCVVEKPQPKKRRRRIDRSMIGEPMNFVHLTHIGSGDMAAGEDLPMSGAVQEMRSKGGRERQWSSSRIL
- the MINDY1 gene encoding ubiquitin carboxyl-terminal hydrolase MINDY-1 translates to MDPAHPQGPDPEAGHRAEGPMEPPPEQDRGTSGDKGTPQPAEEAVGGSEVPPPPAVGQGGCAPRPPRHEHPQDDAPEPQTAEDGVSPAGPQAAAGGVTLPADPPPARTPVRDAEADFYCVKWINWKGERTPIVTQNANGPCPLLAVMNVLLLQWKVKLPPQKEVITAEELMAHLGDCILSTQPPREPSEGLQLNFQQNINDTMTVLPKLSTGLDVNVRFTGVSDFEYTPECIVFDLLNVPLYHGWLVDPQSPEVVQAVGKLSYNQLVEKIITCKQASDSSLVSEGLVAEQFLEATASQLSYHGLCELTAAVREGELGVFFRNNHFSTMTKHEGHLYLLVTDQGFLREEGVVWETLHSVDGDSCFCDTDFRLSRGAGPPDHRLQQRQVAQDYMMALCLQRGGGQAPPELGDLELARRLQQEEYQHHQPQHPHPQQQVPAQARSPPRRQRQKPDLDCALL